The Drosophila nasuta strain 15112-1781.00 chromosome 2L, ASM2355853v1, whole genome shotgun sequence genome window below encodes:
- the LOC132798635 gene encoding uncharacterized protein LOC132798635, protein MNFEELWNTPLIEGADRVDPAIFASMQPRRVPFEVASLSDARMVEAYKKAHSWNSSEAANDLEMIKTKEICRKCLLHVKVCREFGKSLKQYEIEQYKAEKQKREDKKKEEEAEQHKAEKQKRKANK, encoded by the exons atgaatttcgaAGAATTGTGGAATACACCTTTAATA GAGGGCGCAGATCGAGTTGATCCTGCAATTTTTGCATCGATGCAGCCACGTCGTGTGCCCTTTGAGGTGGCTTCCCTCAGTGATGCCAGAATGGTGGAAGCCTACAAGAAGGCGCATTCATGGAACAGCAGCGAGGCAGCCAACGATCTAGAGATGATCAAGACTAAGGAAATTTGCCGCAAGTGTCTGTTGCATGTGAAAGTGTGTCGTGAATTTGGGAAAAGTCTAAAGCAATACGAGATCGAGCAATACAAGGCAGAAAAGCAGAAACGCGAAGACAAGAAAAAGGAGGAGGAAGCCGAGCAGCATAAAGCGGAAAAGCAAAAACGTAAGGCCAACAAATAA
- the LOC132798634 gene encoding uncharacterized protein LOC132798634: MDSDIQQNKSKFARKTDLEFIGSVLEYCNVNVAPDVRAYLVDHAYTLARDQLLAARCFARFANKSSVEDEDIRMASLDTTDELKFVPTLLPQTKPPGQHLSAPTPAMGLLLPPWRNCQVGVNAQLKQFELEAMERSELMDTDKMPRLGPKNTPREK; the protein is encoded by the exons ATGGACAGTGATATTCAGCAAAATAAGTCGAAATTCGCACGCAAAACTGATCTCGAATTTATTGGCAGTGTACTTGAGTACTGCAATGTAAATGTTGCACCAGATGTACGAGCTTATCTAGTGGATCATGCATACA CTTTGGCCCGAGATCAGCTGCTTGCAGCTCGTTGCTTTGCCCGATTCGCCAATAAATCCAGCGTTGAAGACGAAGATATACGAATGGCCAGCTTGGATACAACGGACGAGTTGAAATTTGTGCCGACTTTGCTGCCACAGACGAAGCCGCCAGGGCAACATTTGTCAGCACCAACTCCAGCAATGGgattgttgctgccacctTGGCGCAACTGTCAGGTGGGCGTCAATGCGCAGCTGAAGCAGTTCGAACTCGAAGCAATGGAACGGAGTGAATTAATGGACACGGATAAGATGCCACGCCTGGGCCCAAAGAACACCCCCAgggaaaaataa